A region from the Vicia villosa cultivar HV-30 ecotype Madison, WI linkage group LG3, Vvil1.0, whole genome shotgun sequence genome encodes:
- the LOC131662567 gene encoding probable methyltransferase PMT2: protein MATKGNPGDNRNNKGPMSIFIVIALCGFFYILGLWQRSGFGKGDSIAVEITKHTDCSVLSDLNYETHHDGDAGTVDDSKEQVKEFKPCDDRFIDYTPCHDQARAMTFPRESMNYRERHCPPEEEKLHCLIAAPRGYATPFPWPKSRDYVPYANAPYKSLTVEKAVQNWIQYEGNVFRFPGGGTQFPQGADAYINQLAAVIPLDNGMVRTALDTGCGVASWGAYLFKKNVIAMSIAPRDSHEAQVQFALERGVPAIIGVLGTIMLPFPSGSFDMAHCSRCLIQWGANGGLYMKEVDRVLRPGGYWILSGPPINWKNNFQAWQRPEEELKEEQRQIEDTAKLLCWEKKHEKGEIAIWRKALSKDECGVQDTQATICEFANSDDVWYKKMENCVTPAKPIGSWKPYPERLNVVPSRITSGSVPGVSAELFEEDNRLWKKHVNAYRRVNKIIDSGRYRNVMDMNAGFGGFAAAIDSPKLWVMNVVPTISEKASLGVVFERGLIGIYHDWCEAFSTYPRTYDLIHANGVFTLYKNVCNAEDILLEMDRILRPEGAVIFRDQVGVLKQVKRLAKGMRWNTKMVDHEDGPLISEKVLYAVKRYWVAGDNTTSSG from the exons ATGGCGACGAAAGGGAACCCGGGAGATAATAGAAATAACAAAGGTCCAATGTCTATTTTCATTGTAATTGCTTTGTGTGGTTTCTTCTATATATTAGGTTTGTGGCAAAGGAGTGGTTTTGGGAAAGGAGATAGCATTGCTGTTGAGATTACTAAACATACAGATTGTAGTGTTCTTTCTGATTTAAACTACGAGACTCACCATGACGGTGACGCTGGAACGGTGGATGATTCAAAAGAACAAGTCAAGGAGTTCAAGCCTTGCGACGATCGCTTCATTGATTACACGCCTTGCCATGATCAAGCAAGGGCAATGACGTTTCCGCGAGAGAGTATGAATTATAGAGAAAGGCACTGTCCTCCTGAAGAAGAGAAATTGCATTGTCTTATTGCTGCTCCTAGAGGGTATGCAACGCCGTTTCCTTGGCCTAAGAGCCGCGATTATGTGCCGTATGCAAACGCGCCTTACAAGAGTCTGACAGTTGAGAAGGCTGTGCAGAATTGGATACAGTATGAAGGGAATGTTTTCAGGTTTCCTGGTGGGGGAACGCAATTTCCTCAGGGTGCTGATGCTTACATTAATCAACTTGCTGCTGTTATTCCTTTGGATAATGGGATGGTTAGAACTGCGTTAGATACTGGGTGTGGG GTTGCTAGTTGGGGTGCTTACTTGTTTAAGAAAAATGTTATTGCAATGTCAATTGCACCAAGGGACTCTCATGAAGCGCAAGTTCAATTCGCTTTGGAAAGAGGTGTTCCTGCAATCATCGGTGTTCTCGGAACAATAATGCTTCCttttccttctggatcttttGACATGGCACATTGTTCTCGCTGCTTGATTCAATGGGGTGCAAATG GTGGATTGTACATGAAGGAAGTTGACCGAGTTCTTAGACCTGGTGGTTACTGGATACTTTCTGGTCCTCCGATCAACTGGAAGAACAACTTCCAAGCATGGCAACGCCCTGAGGAAGAGCTTAAGGAGGAGCAAAGGCAGATTGAGGATACTGCTAAACTtctttgctgggaaaagaaacatgaaaaaggTGAAATTGCGATCTGGAGAAAAGCATTAAGCAAGGATGAATGTGGTGTGCAAGATACTCAGGCTACAATATGTGAATTTGCGAATTCTGATGATGTCTG GTACAAGAAGATGGAAAATTGTGTAACTCCCGCTAAACCTATTGGTTCATGGAAGCCATACCCAGAGAGACTCAATGTTGTACCTTCCAGAATCACCAGTGGATCCGTTCCTGGTGTATCCGCAGAGTTATTTGAGGAGGACAACCGATTATGGAAGAAACATGTGAATGCTTACAGGCGTGTCAACAAAATCATCGACTCTGGGAGGTATCGCAATGTGATGGACATGAATGCTGGTTTTGGAGGTTTTGCTGCGGCCATAGACTCTCCCAAATTATGGGTTATGAATGTCGTGCCTACAATTTCTGAGAAAGCTAGCCTCGGTGTTGTATTCGAGCGAGGATTGATTGGCATTTATCATGATTG GTGTGAAGCCTTTTCTACATATCCAAGGACCTATGACCTTATCCATGCAAATGGTGTTTTCACCTTGTACAAAAATGT GTGTAACGCAGAAGATATTCTATTGGAGATGGACCGTATCTTACGGCCTGAAGGAGCGGTAATATTCCGAGATCAGGTGGGAGTGCTGAAGCAAGTTAAAAGACTTGCAAAAGGAATGAGATGGAATACCAAAATGGTGGATCATGAAGATGGTCCACTGATTTCAGAGAAAGTCTTGTATGCCGTCAAGCGATATTGGGTTGCTGGTGACAACACCACAAGCTCAGGGTAG